TATTGCGCCGTAAATAACTTTATTACTCTCCCACACTTATTGTGATGAATCGTTTTTTATTAATCCTAATTTAGGAGTATTTTCGATAAATGACTGTATTATTTTTCTTTTTGCAGGTGGCATGTCAGATCAAGTCGAAACTAATACACATAAAGTTTTAATAAGTATCTAGCAAACTCATGACCGCATCCTGTGTTCTCAACATGATTCATAATTTCGCAAAGAATAAAAACACACTCTGATGTAAACCCATTTTATGGGATCGATGCAATGTGAGTTCCAACACTTTTGTTTGTAATATAAGTTGTACAGAATTACGAATGAGTACCTTCTATGCTATTTTACATTTATACCAGATTTGCATAGTGGGTGGCAGGTACGCTACTTTTTTAGTGAGGAACTTTTTTTAAACCATCCACACGGGTACTTTCAATATGAAAATTCTTGTCAATGCATTACCGCTTATCAATTTACGCACAGGAATAGGCCGATATGTTGAGAATTTGTACAAAATTCTTTCCCGTACTCCTGGGGTGCATGTGGCCTATTATGATGGCAAGAGATTACTGGACCGTCTCCCCGAGGCTTCACTCAATGTTGAGCGATGGTCACTTTTAACAAAACTTTTTTGGATGCTTCCTTCGCCTGTTGCTCTGATAGTGCGGATTGCTATTCAGTGGTGGAGGGAACGTAAGTTTCAGAAGCTTTGTTCAGGTTTTGATATATACCATGAGACTTCTTTTTTCCCTTTTAAGGCTCCAAAAGAAGTTAAGACGGTTCTAACAGTTCATGACCTTAGTCTAATCCGTCATCCTCAATGGCATCCAGCGGAGCGTGTTCAGTTTTTTCTTAAGTATTTTGTTAAGAGACTTCCATGGGTAGATGGATTTTTGTCAGTATCCGATTTTACCAAGAGCGAGATGAATCTTCTACTCAACATTTCAGAAAAAGAGACTCAAACTACTCCTCTAGGAATTGATTGTGAACTTTTTTTTGAACCAGAAGCTCGTGTTGTGATGGATGTTCGTGAAAAATATAGTCTTCCTGAGAAATATTTTCTTTGCGTCGGGAGTGGTGATCCTCGTAAAAATGTTGATGTTGTTCTTGCCGCATTGCGTTCTCAGAAAGTGAACGGTTCTTTGGTGCATGTAGGATGGAACGGTTGGGAAAAAGACAGAACGTTGGAAGCTGGAGAGATTCGATTAGGATATGTTTCTGACGAGGATTTGCCTGCGCTATATGCAGGGGCAATAGCTTTTGTTTATCCTAGTTTTTACGAGGGATTCGGCTTGCCTCTTTTGGAAGCAATGGCTTGTGGGTGTCCCGTTGTTACTACGAGGCTTGCGAGCCTACCCGAAGTGGCTGGGGACGCTGCTTTGTATCTTGAGGATCCCTCTGATGCAGAGAACCTTGCTCTCATACTAAACAGGTTAGACAAAGACCCTTTGCTGCGTGAAAATCTTAAAATTAAGGGTCTTGAGCGTGTAAAAGATTTCTCATGGGAGCGCACTGCTGCAGCAACTCTTGCTATGTTTGAGCAGCAACTGTCAAAGAAATAGTGTTGTGTTCAGAGCCCACATTGGTTTTAAGGAGTCGCATGCCAACAAGCTTGTGAATGGTTGTCGCCGTTTTGATGCTTAAGAATAAAATCACCAGTCTCAACTACGGAAGAAAAACCAACAGCTTTAAGCATCTCTGGTATGAGACATTTAGCTGGTACCCACCAGTCAAACGGCCGAGGGGTCTGAATTAATTGTAAACATGGCTTTGTTTCGCCTGGTAAATATGATGAAATTATTACCGCTTTTTTTTTAGTCAAAGACCTTAGATTTGTAAGAGCTCTAACTGGATCCATTATATGCGTCATAAGTGATCCAAAAATGACTATGTCAAACTGACCTATTTGTTCCGGTAGGGTGTCAGAAATATTAAGTGGCATAAGCTCCACAGAACTATTTAGTAGAGCCCTTGCCGAATTATAATCACTGCGATTTGCTTCCGGAATACTTGTTCCACTATAGGTTTTATTTCTACGTGAATCCCAGTGAGAAAGCCCGGCAAGTTCCGTTGCTACCACTCGAGAAGCCCCTCTTTTTTCACATTCAAAAGCAAAAAAGCCTGATCCTGTTCCTATATCTAAGACTGTTTGCCCGCTTAGGTCGTCTGGTATTCCGAAGTTTTTCCATAATGGATATAGATCGTATTGGCCCTGCCAAATAAGTTCTCCGTGTTGACCTCTTAATGTATGATAGTGCCAAGGCGTATCAGAGGGTTCAAGAGTCTCGGACCAGCCGTTTCCAGTGCTATGAATAATATCTCTGGGCAATGTCGTGTTTTCCACTTTATTGCGGGGCAGTTTTTTAGATACCAATGATTTTATAAATTTTGTAATCATATTTTTTAATTTTCCACTTATTGGTATAAAATATTTAGTCTGCGCTAGTGGGATCTTTTAGCAGAGTTTATTTCGAGGTTCGTAGAAGAGTTAATAGTTATTTTACCTTGCAAGTTGCATAGACCTGCATACGGATATG
This is a stretch of genomic DNA from Maridesulfovibrio frigidus DSM 17176. It encodes these proteins:
- a CDS encoding glycosyltransferase family 4 protein; amino-acid sequence: MKILVNALPLINLRTGIGRYVENLYKILSRTPGVHVAYYDGKRLLDRLPEASLNVERWSLLTKLFWMLPSPVALIVRIAIQWWRERKFQKLCSGFDIYHETSFFPFKAPKEVKTVLTVHDLSLIRHPQWHPAERVQFFLKYFVKRLPWVDGFLSVSDFTKSEMNLLLNISEKETQTTPLGIDCELFFEPEARVVMDVREKYSLPEKYFLCVGSGDPRKNVDVVLAALRSQKVNGSLVHVGWNGWEKDRTLEAGEIRLGYVSDEDLPALYAGAIAFVYPSFYEGFGLPLLEAMACGCPVVTTRLASLPEVAGDAALYLEDPSDAENLALILNRLDKDPLLRENLKIKGLERVKDFSWERTAAATLAMFEQQLSKK
- a CDS encoding class I SAM-dependent methyltransferase; amino-acid sequence: MITKFIKSLVSKKLPRNKVENTTLPRDIIHSTGNGWSETLEPSDTPWHYHTLRGQHGELIWQGQYDLYPLWKNFGIPDDLSGQTVLDIGTGSGFFAFECEKRGASRVVATELAGLSHWDSRRNKTYSGTSIPEANRSDYNSARALLNSSVELMPLNISDTLPEQIGQFDIVIFGSLMTHIMDPVRALTNLRSLTKKKAVIISSYLPGETKPCLQLIQTPRPFDWWVPAKCLIPEMLKAVGFSSVVETGDFILKHQNGDNHSQACWHATP